A part of Salmo salar chromosome ssa18, Ssal_v3.1, whole genome shotgun sequence genomic DNA contains:
- the LOC123728779 gene encoding proteasome subunit beta type-6: protein MAAATAMRFGQLSSGSDMAPDWTMKEVSTGTTIMAVEYDGGVVIGADSRTTTGAYIANRVTDKLTAIHDRIFCCRSGSAADTQAIADVVTYQLGFHSIELDEAPLVQTAANLFKAGSSWRDGTRDEEDRCTLFQ from the exons ATGGCGGCAGCGACGGCGATGCGGTTCGGTCAGCTCTCCTCCGGTAGCGACATGGCACCGGACTGGACCATGAAGGAAGTCAGCACCGGG accactATTATGGCAGTGGAGTATGATGGTGGTGTGGTGATCGGTGCAGACTCCCGTACTACTACAGG ggcctACATAGCCAATCGCGTGACAGACAAGTTGACTGCTATTCATGACAGAATCTTCTGCTGTCGTTCTGGTTCTGCTGCTGATACCCAGGCTATAGctgatgttgttacctaccagcTGGGCTTCCACAG taTTGAGCTGGATGAAGCCCCATTGGTCCAGACAGCTGCCAATCTGTTTAAGGCGGGATCATCGTGGCGGGATGGGACAAGAGACGAGGAGGACAG gTGTACTCTGTTCCAATAG